The Bradyrhizobium diazoefficiens genome contains the following window.
GAGTTCCGCTTCGTCTGCGATATCGACGATTACTGCGCCTGGACGCTGTCGCATCTAGCGCGCGCGTCTGATTTTCAGTGGCTTGCGGAACGCGCCGACGATTTTCGTCAGCCCTGGGCCGACTACACCATGACGCGCTATGGACGAAAAGCCGCGCGCGAGGGGCGCAAGGCGGCATATCTGCGATTCAAGCGACTCTGATTATTGCTTGAGCATGATTTTTTCGGATGCGCTAGATCGTTCGCCGGTTGCGCCAGAAATTCACGACGCGCTCGGCGGTCGTCGGCATCAGGCGCGTGAAGTTTACGCGCGCCTGCTCCAGATCGGCATCGGCCGGCATGCGATGCGGGCCGTACCACATCAGGACCAGCGCGCGCACCGTGGGCCAGCCGAGATTCAGGACCCGGCCGAGGATCAGGATCGGATCATAGCGGTCGCCCGCGATCAGGCGGTCGAGGATCGAGAGCCTGACGCCGGCCATCGCCGAGAGTGAGGCGACCGATTCCTCGTATTTGAGCGCCTTGGCGAAGCCGAGCAACGCGCTCTCGCCGAGATGACCGCCGCGATGCAGGCCGAGCACCGTGCGTTGCGCGGCGGAGAAATCGCGCCGCGGACCAGGCGGCAGCGCGGCCTCCTCGATCGCGGCCATGGCGCGCTTGATCTCGACTTGGCGCGCCGGATGGACCACGCTGGAGAGACGACGCCGAATGACGTCGAGCGTGCCGTCAAGAAGCTGTTTGAGGTGCTCGCCGGAGAGATCCTCGCGCTGGCCGATCTTGAGCGTCAGCACGCCGTCCTGGCTCGCGCGCTTGATCAGCTCCGAATAGCCGTCGGCTGAGAAGATCGCACCGGCATTGCCGGCGGCGCGGCGCACCACGTCGCGATCGCCGCGTTCGACTAGAACGTCGGTGATTTGCGTCGACAGGGTCGGCCGCTCCGTCATCGCCAACAGATGGCCCTGGCCCTTCAGCCGGGCGATCTCGACGAGTGCGGCTTCATCGAGCACGGGCGAGCGGCGCAGCACCGGGCCCGCCACCAGGATTTCGTTTTCGCGGGCGAGCTGGCCCACCAGATGCGGCGGAGCATTGTCCAGCTGCGAGAATCGCTCGGCCAGATCGACGCGCGAGGCAAGCTCCGCGTGCGGGACGAGATCGATCAGGAGATTGTCGAAGAGATCGACGAGGTCGGGACGAAGATTTGCGGCGTCCTGAAAGAACAGCGCGGCGATGGCGCGCGCGATCTCGCCACGGCGCCGGGGATCACCGCGTTTGACGATATCGTCCAGTCCGGGAATGAGCGACGTGGCAACGGTCATGAAACGCAACTCGAATCTGGCACGCCGTGGGCGCGCCATAGGCTCAAGCCGCCCCACAATCGGGGAATTTAGCCCCGTTTCGTGAAGGAAGCGTTGCTCCGGCGCTGCCGGCCGGGGCGCAAAAAGCCCGCATCCGGCTGCGATGGGCCTTGTCCGGGCGGGTGGAAAGCGCTATATCACCGCCAATTCATCTTCTCATACGATCCGCGTAGTGAGAGTGGGCCCGAAAGGACCCGCTCTTTTTTATTACCTGAGCGCGGCTTGGCGGAAGATGCGGCCCGACCGACTGTCGGGAAAGTTCCGAAGCGGGCTTTGACGTCTTAACCAAGCCTTAACCATCGAGACCATCGAGCGCCTTGACCCCTGATATGACCGAACCGAACACTGGTTCCACCGATGCCGAGTTGCTGGCCGAGCCGAGGCTCGTGGTCGAGCCGGGCGCCGCGGCACGGGTGTCTGCGGTCGCAGGTCCGGTGCTCGAGGGCATGGGCTACCGCCTGGTGCGAATCCGCATCTCGGGCGAGGCCGGCTGCACCGTGCAGATCATGGCCGAGCGGCCGGACGGCTCGATGCAGCTCGAGGATTGCGAGGCGATCTCGCGGGCCCTGTCGCCCGTGCTCGACGTCGCCGACCCCATCGATCGCGCCTACCGGCTGGAAATCTCCTCGCCGGGGATCGACCGCCCGCTGGTGCGCCGCTCCGATTTCGAGCGCTATTCCGGCTATCTGGTGAAGATCGAGATGGCGGTCGCTCATGAGGGACGCAAACGGTTCCGCGGCACGCTCGGGGCCGTCGAAGGCGACCGCGTGCATCTGCGTCGCGACGACGCCAAGGCAAACGACGATGTCGACGTGCTCCTGACGATGGAAGATATCGGCGAGGCCCGACTGGTGCTGACCGACGAGCTGATCGCGGAATCCATGCGCCGCGGCAAGGCCGAGGAACGCCAGATGCGCCGCGATCTCGGCATCGCGCCGCCGCAGGCACCGCACGCGGAGATCAGTGCGAAGACCACCAAGAACACCAAGCCGATGAAGAAGCCGGCCCCGACCAATACCAAGAAACATCGTCTTGCCGCCGAACGCGCGCGGCGCGGCGAGATCGAGCCTGACGAAGGAGACTAGCCATGGCAGTCAGCGCCAATCGACTTGAATTGCTCCAGATCGCCGACGCCGTCGCCCGCGAGAAATCAATCGACCGCGGCATCGTCATCGCGGCGATGGAAGATGCCATCGCCAAGGCGGCGCGGGCCCGTTACGGCAGCGAGACTGACGTTCATGCCGAGATCGATCCGAAGAAGGGCGAGCTGCGGCTGTCGCGCCACATGCTGGTCGTCGACAAGGTCGAAAACCACTCCAACCAGATCTCGCTGGTCGACGCGCAGCGCGCCAATCCCGGCGCCCAGGTCGGTGACACCATTGCCGACACGCTGCCGCCGCTGGAATACGGCCGCATCGCCGCGCAGTCGGCCAAGCAGGTGATCGTGCAGAAGGTGCGCGAGGCCGAGCGCGACCGGCAATATCAGGAGTTCAAGGACCGCATCGGCGACATCGTCAACGGCGTCGTCAAACGCGTCGAATATGGCAGCGTGATCGTCGACCTCGGCCGTGGCGAAGCCATCATCCGCCGCGACGAGATGCTGCCGCGCGAAGTGTTTCGCAACGGCGACCGCGTCCGCGCCTACATCTTCGACGTCCGCCGCGAGACCCGCGGTCCCCAGATCTTCCTCTCCCGCACCCACCCGCAGTTCATGGCGAAGTTGTTCGCGCAGGAAGTGCCGGAGATCTATGACGGCATCGTCGAGATCAAGGCGGTCGCCCGCGATCCGGGCTCGCGCGCGAAAATTGGCGTGATTTCCCGCGATTCCTCGGTCGATCCGGTCGGCGCCTGCGTCGGTATGCGCGGCTCGCGCGTGCAGGCCGTGGTGAACGAATTGCAGGGCGAGAAGATCGACATCATTCCGTGGTCGCCCGACATCGCGACCTTCGTGGTCAACGCGCTGGCGCCGGCCGAAGTCTCCAAGGTCGTCATCGACGAGGACCGCGAGCGCATCGAGGTCGTGGTGCCCGACACCAACAACCAGCTCTCGCTGGCGATCGGTCGTCGCGGCCAGAACGTCCGCCTCGCCTCGCAGCTCACCGGCTGGGACATCGACATCCTGACCGAACAGGAGGAATCGGAGCGCCGCCAGGCCGACTTCGAGAACTCCACCCGCGTCTTCATGGAATCGCTCAATGTCGACGAAGTGGTCGGCCAGCTACTCGCGTCCGAAGGCTTCACCTCGGTCGAGGAACTCGCGATGGTAGACCTCAAGGAACTCGCCGGTATCGAGGGTTTTGACGAGGAGACTGCGCAGGAGCTGCAGAACCGCGCCAGCGAATATCTCGATCAGCAGGAAGCCGAGATCGAGGGCCGGCGCAAGGAACTCGGCGTCGAGGACGCGGTCAAGGACGTGCCCGGCGTGACCTCGAAGATGCTGGTGAAGTTCGGCGAGAACGACATCAAGTCGGTCGAGGACCTCGCCGGCTGCGCCACCGACGATCTGGTCGGCTGGACCGAGCGCAAGGAAGGCGGCGAGCAGACCAAGTTTGCCGGCGCGCTCGACGGTCTCGGCGTCTCCCGCGACGATGCGGAGGCCATGATCATGCAGGCTCGCGTCAGGGCCGGCTGGATCACCGAGGCTGATTTGGCCAAGCCGGCCGAAGAGGCTGAGGCGGCCGAAGATCAGCCGGCTTAAGGGCGAAGGAGGATGTCGCCCGGATGCTTGCCAGCACTGACAACGAACTCGACCATGGACCGCGGACCGAAAGGTCCGCGACCATGCGGATGTGCGCTGTCAGCCGCGTGGTCCGGCCGATCGACGAACTGATCCGCTTCGTTGTATCGCCCCAGGGCGACATAGTTCCCGATCTCAAGCGAAAGCTGCCCGGACGGGGCATGTGGGTGACGGCATCGCACCAGGTGGTTGCGGAAGCCGTCCGTCGTCACCAATTTACCAAAGCCTTCAGGCGCGACCTGCGCATTCCCAAGACGCTTCCCGCCGACATCGAGGCGCTCCTGGTACGGAGCGTGACCGAAGCCCTTGGGATTGCTGCCAAGGCGAGGCAGGTCGTCGCCGGCTTCGGCAAGGTCGAGAGCGCCCTGCGGGAAGGCACGGTCGAGGTCCTGATCCATGCCAGCGACGGGGCCGCGGACGGAATCCGCAAATTGGACATGCTGGCGCGGCAAAATGACGGAAATCGCGGTGTCCAGCCGCCGATTCCCGTCGTCACCGCACTGAAATCGATAGAATTGGATTTGGCACTTACCCGGTCAAATGTGATACATGCTGCCCTGCTCGCGGGCCCGGCGAGCAAGTCATTCCTGTCACGTAGCCAGATGCTGGTCCGATACCGGCTGGCGGACGATGACAAGACTGCCGAACAGCCCGGCCAGGATTTCTGAGAGACAACGACGACCCGATAGGATGGTGCGGCAACGCACAACACTGACAAATCAGGATTAGGACTGCTGAATGGTTGATACCAAGACCCCTGACGACAAGAAGCTGAGCGTTCCGAGCAAGACGCTATCGCTCAAGCCGCGCGTCGAAACGGGCACTGTGCGTCAGAGCTTCAGCCATGGCCGCAGCAAGCAGGTCGTGGTCGAGAAGCGCGGCAAGCGCCGCATCGACGGCAGCCCTGAGCCGCAGGCACCCACGGTTGTTGCTAAGCCGGCGCCAGCTGCACCCGCGCCCGCCCCATCACGCCCGGCGCCGCCGCGCAACTCCGGCTCCGGCGTCGTGCTGCGCACGCTGACCGAGGACGAACGCTCCGCCCGCGCCAGCGCGCTCGCCGACGCCAAGGTTCGCGAAGTCGAAGAGCGCCGCCAGGCCGAGGAAGAGGCCCAGCGCCGCACCGTCCGCGAAACCGCTGAGCGCGCCGAGCGCGAGGCCGCCGAATCCCGCCGCAAGGCCGAGGAAGAGCGCCATCGTCACGAGGACGAGGCCAAGCGCAAGGCCGAGACCGAGGCCAAGAAGCGTTTTGGCGAAGGCGAACAGCCGGCATCGGCCGTGCGCCCCGCAACGGCGGCACCGGCCGCTCCCGTGCCGCGGCCCACGACGGCCGCTCCGCGCCCGGGCACGACGACCGCTCGCCCGGCAACCACCGCTGCGCGGCCGGCCGGCCCCGCCGCTCGTGCCCCCGGCGTCGCAGCCGGACCGGACGAGGATGACGGTCCGCGCCAGATCCGCCGCGGTCCCGGCGGCGCCGCGCGTCCCGTGGTGGCCCCCAAGCCCACCCACAAGCCCGGCCCGCAGAAGGAGCGCGGGCGCCTGACGGTCGTCACCGCGCTCAATGCCGACGAGGTCCGCGAGCGCTCGATCGCCTCGTTCCGCCGCCGCACCCAGCGCCTGAAGGGCCATGCCGCGAACGAGCCGAAGGAAAAGCTCATCCGTGAGGTGGTCATTCCGGAAGCGATCACCATCCAGGAGCTCGCCAACCGCATGGCCGAGCGTGCGGTGGAAATCATCCGCATGCTGATGAAGCAGGGCGCGATTCACAAGATCACCGACGTGATCGACGCCGACACTGCGCAGCTGATTGCCGAAGAACTCGGCCACACCGTCAAGCGCGTCGCCGCGTCCGACGTTGAAGAAGGCCTGTTCGACGCCGTCGACGATTCCAACGACACCGAGACGCGTTCGCCGGTCGTCACCGTGATGGGCCACGTCGACCACGGCAAGACCTCGCTGCTCGACGCGCTCCGCCATGCCAACGTCGTCTCCGGCGAAGCCGGCGGCATCACCCAGCATATCGGCGCCTATCAGGTGCTGTCGCCCGAAAGCGGCAAGAAGATCACCTTCATCGATACGCCCGGCCACGCCGCATTCACCGCGATGCGCGCCCGCGGCGCCAAGGTCACCGACATCGTCGTGCTGGTGGTCGCGGCCGATGACGGCGTCATGCCGCAGACGATCGAAGCCATCAACCACGCCAAGGCCGCACGCGTGCCGATCATTGTTGCCATCAACAAGATCGACAAGCCCGACGCGAAGCCCGAGCGCGTGCGCACCGAGCTGCTCCAGCACGAGGTGCAGGTGGAATCGTTCGGCGGCGACGTCGTCGACGTCGAAGTGTCCGCCAAGAACAAGACCAATCTCGACAAGCTGCTCGAGATGATCGCGCTCCAGGCCGACATCCTCGACCTGAAGACCAATTCGGAACGTCCGGCCGAAGGCACCGTGATCGAAGCCAAGCTCGATCGCGGCCGCGGTCCGGTTGCGACCGTGCTGGTCCAGCGCGGCACGCTTCGTGTCGGCGACATCATCGTCGCTGGCGCCGAGATGGGCCGCGTCCGCGCGCTGATCTCGGATCAGGGCGAAACGGTGCAGGAAGCCGGTCCTTCCGTACCGGTCGAGGTGCTCGGCTTCAACGGTCCGCCGGAGGCCGGCGATCGTCTCGCCGTCGTCGAGAACGAAGCCCGCGCCCGCCAGGTCACCAGCTACCGCGCGCACCAGAAGCGCGAGAACGCGGCTGCCTCGATCTCCGGCATGCGCGGCTCGCTCGAGCAGATGATGTCGCAGTTGAAGACGGCGGGCCGCAAGGAATTCCCGCTGATCATCAAGGCCGACGTACAGGGCTCGCTGGAAGCCATCCTCGGCTCGCTGGAAAAGCTCGGCACCGACGAAGTCGCCGCCCGCATCCTGCATGCCGGCGTCGGCGGCATCTCGGAATCCGACGTGACGCTCGCAGAAGGCTTCAACGCCGCGATCATCGGCTTCTCGGTTCGTGCCAACAAGGAGGCGGCTGCGGCCGCCAAGCGCAACGGCATCGAGATCCGCTACTACAACATCATCTACGACCTCGTGGACGACGTGAAGAAGGCCATGAGCGGCCTGCTCGCGCCGACCTTGCGCGAAACCATGCTGGGCAATGCCGCGATCCTGGAGATCTTCAACATCTCCAAGGTCGGCAAGGTTGCCGGCTGCCGGGTCACCGACGGCACCGTGGAACGCGGCGCCAATGTGCGCCTGATCCGCGACAACGTCGTCGTGCACGAAGGCAAGCTGTCGACCCTGAAGCGCTTCAAGGACGAAGTGAAGGAAGTCCAGTCCGGTCAGGAATGCGGCATGGCCTTCGAGAACTACCACGACATGCGCGCCGGTGACGTGATCGAGTGTTATCGCGTGGAGACGATCCAGCGCTCCCTGTAAGTCCAAATCTTACCGAAGCGCGCGGATCTTTTTGAACTGCAATTGCGAGAGTGCGATGGCCGGATTTTTCCGGCCATCCACGCCTCATTCGCTCCAACAGGACAAATGACAATGCCCGTGTCCGAATGCGGGCATGACGAGGTGATTTCCAGACCATGCCCCGCCACCACCAGAAGAAAAGTTCCGCGCCCGGCGGCTCGCAGCGCCAGCTGCGCGTCGGTGAGCAGGTTCGCCACGCGATAGCCGAGATTCTGGCGCAAGGCAGCGTGCATGATGCGGACCTCGAAGGTCACATCATCACCGTGCCGGAGGTGCGGATGTCGCCCGACCTGAAGCTCGCGACGGTTTACGTGATGCCGCTCGGTGGCCGCGACACCGAGCTCGTCATCGCTGCGCTCGAGCGCAACAAGAAATTCCTGCGCGGCGAAGTCGCGCGGCGCGTTAACCTGAAATTTGCACCTGATCTTCGTTTCCGCGTCGACGAGCGATTCGACGAAGCGGAACGGATCGAGAAGCTTTTGCGAACACCTGCGGTGCAGAAGGACCTCGAACAGGACTTGGAACAGGACTTGGAACAGGACTTGGAACAGGACTTGGAACAGGATCCGGATTCGGATCGGGAAGAAGAGCAATGATGATGGACCCGGCTCACGGCACGATCGGCAGCGAAGAGCCCGATATGCGCGACATGCAGAAAAATAATTTTGCAGAGGTCGGCGGCGATGCTCAGCCGCAGCAGGAGGTGCGTCGCGTCAACAACGATCCGCGCGCGGCCAAGCAGAAGGGCAATCAACCGCGCCGCGACCGGCGCGACGTGCACGGCTGGGTCGTGCTCGACAAGCCGATCGGCATGACCTCGACGCAGGCCGTTGCCGTGCTCAAACGCCTGTTCAACGCCAAGCGCGCCGGCCACGCCGGTACGCTCGACCCGCTCGCCTCCGGCGGCTTGCCGATCGCACTTGGAGAGGCCACCAAGACGGTTCCTTTCGTGATGGACGGCCGCAAGCGCTACCAGTTCACCGTGTGCTGGGGCGAGGAGCGCGACACCGACGACATCGAGGGCCAAGTCACCGCGACCTCCGACCAGCGCCCGACCCGCGAGGCCATCGAGGCCCTGCTGCCCCGTTTCACGGGGGTGATCGAGCAGGTTCCGCCGCGCTATTCGGCGATCAAGGTCCAGGGCGAGCGCGCCTATGACCTGGCCCGCGACGGCGAGGTCGTGGAACTGGCGCCGCGCCCGGTCGAAATTCACCATTTAACCCTTGTTGATCAACCAGATAGCGACCGATCCGTGTTCGAAGCCGAGTGCGGCAAGGGCACCTATGTCCGGGCGCTGGCCCGCGATATGGGCCGGATTCTGGGCACTTTCGGCCACATCTGCGCGCTGCGGCGGACCCTGGTCGGCCCGTTTGACGAGAACGATATGATTCCGCTGGATCAGCTGGAGGCTTTGTGCGATAGAGCCGCGTCCGGCGAGGGAAGCCTCGCCGACGCGCTGATGCCCGTTGAGACCGCGCTGGACGACATCCCGGCACTGGCCGTCACTCGGGCTGATGCGGCAAGGCTCCATCGGGGCCAGGCCGTTTTGTTGCGCGGACGGGATGCGCCCACTAGTAGCGGCACAGTCTATGTCACGGTGGCAGGCCGACTTCTCGCGCTTGCCGAAGTTGGCAATGGCGAAATCATCCCCAAGCGTGTGTTCAACCTGACCGGCCTGACTGCCTCAACCGGTCGCAACGAGAGAAATTGACGATGTCGATTGCCGCAGAACGCAAAGCGGAAGTCATCAAGACGAATGCCAACAAAGTCGGCGACACCGGTTCGCCCGAGGTGCAGGTTGCGATCCTGTCGGAACGCATCGCCAACCTCACGAGCCATTTCAAGACTCACGTGAAGGACAACCATTCGCGTCGCGGCCTCTTGAAGCTGGTGTCGACCCGCCGCTCGCTCCTCGACTATGTGAAGAAGAAGGACGAGGCGCGCTACAAGGCGCTGCTCGAGAAGCACAACATTCGTCGTTAAGTGTTCCTGCGCGCGCCACCGGCGCGCGTTTTGGCGCGTGGCTTCGAACGAAAGCGCCTATTTTAGGGTTTTTGATCGAGGCTCACGCGCATGTCGGGTGCGGGCCCAAAGCGCGATAAGAATCGCACTTTGGATTGTTGTTTGAGCATGATCTTGTCGGAAAACCGCTTCGCACTTTTCCGGATCATACTCGAATGATGTTTCGTATCCGAGGCATGATGAGCGAAGACCGCTACTCGGTGTTCGCGTTCGTGCCGACTGACAGTCCAGCGGCAATCCGGCGGCTGGGCGCAACGGGCAAGGCGCCCGTATGACCCGAAAGGATGGACGCCATCCGACATCCAAAAACCATGGCAGGATCGCAGGACGCTGATCGCCCGCTCCGATCAGCGTCCCGCAATCTTGACATGGTTTTTGTTTTTCGAGCCGTCCCTTCTTTCGAGAACCCATGAAAGAAGACCTCTATGTTCAATAAGCATTCAGTCGAGATCGACTGGGGCGGACGCCCTCTCAAGCTTGAAACCGGCAAGATCGCACGCCAGGCCGACGGCGCCGTCGTTGCCACCTATGGCGAGACCGTGGTGCTCGCCACCGTCGTTGCGGCGAAGTCGCCGCGTGAAGGCGTCGATTTCCTGCCGCTGACCGTCGACTACCAGGAAAAGACCTACGCAGCCGGCCGCATTCCCGGCGGCTATTTCAAGCGCGAAGGACGTCCGACCGAGAAGGAGACGCTGGTCTCCCGCCTGATCGACCGTCCGATCCGTCCGCTGTTCGTCGACGGCTGGCGCAACGAGACCCAGGTGATCGTCACCGTGCTCTCGCACGACATGGAGAACGATCCCGATATCGTCGCACTGGTGGCCTCCTCGGCCGCGCTGACCCTGTCGGGCGCTCCCTTCAAGGGTCCGATCGGCGCCGCCCGCGTCGGCTTCGTCAATGACGAATACGTGCTCAACCCGACGCTCGACGAGATGGTCGACACCCAGCTCGACCTCGTCGTCGCCGGCACCGCCGACGCCGTGCTGATGGTGGAATCGGAAGCCAAGGAGCTGAACGAAGACATCATGCTCGGCGCGGTGATGTTCGGTCACCGCCACTTCCAGCCGGTCATCAACGCGATCATCGAGCTCGCCGAGAAGGCCGCGAAGGAGCCGCGCGAAGTCACCGTCATCGACAATTCCGCGCTCGAGAAGGAAATGCTCGGCCTCGTCGAGCAGGAGCTGCGCGCAGCCTACGCCATTCCGGTCAAGCAGGATCGCTACGCCGCGGTCGGCAAGGTCAAGGAAAAGGTGATCGCCCACTACTTCCCCGACGGGCAGGAGCCGAAATACGACAAGCTGCGCATCGGCGGCGTGTTCAAGGAGCTCGAGGCGAAGATCGTTCGCTGGAACATCCTCGACACCGGCAAGCGCATCGATGGCCGTGACAGCAAGACCGTGCGCAACATCGTCGCCGAAGTCGGCGTGCTGCCCCGCGCCCACGGTTCGGCGCTGTTCACCCGCGGTGAAACCCAGGCGATGGTCGTCACCACGCTCGGCACCGGCGAGGACGAGCAGTACATCGACGCGCTGTCCGGAACGTACAAAGAGACGTTCCTGCTGCACTACAACTTCCCTCCCTACTCGGTCGGTGAGACCGGCCGCCTCGGCGGCACCAAGCGTCGCGAAATCGGCCACGGCAAGCTGGCCTGGCGCGCGATCCACCCCGTGCTGCCGCCGTACCACGAATTCCCCTACACCACGCGCGTGGTGTCGGAGATCACCGAATCCAACGGCTCGTCGTCGATGGCTTCGGTCTGTGGCGCTTCGCTCGCGCTGATGGACGCCGGCGTGCCGTTGAAGCGGCCGACCGCGGGCATCGCGATGGGCCTGATCCTCGAAGACAAGCGCTTCGCGGTCCTCTCGGACATCCTCGGTGACGAGGATCATCTCGGCGACATGGACTTCAAGGTCGCCGGCACCGAGCAGGGCATCACCTCGCTCCAGATGGACATCAAGATCGAGGGCATCACCGAGGAGATCATGAAGGTCGCGCTCGGCCAGGCCAAGGATGGGCGCATCCACATCCTCGGCGAGATGGCCAAGGCGCTCACCAATGCCCGCGCCGAGCTCGGCGAATACGCGCCGCGCATCGAGACCTTCAAGATCGCCACCGACAAGATCCGCGAAGTGATCGGCACCGGCGGCAAGGTGATCCGCGAAATCGTCGAGAAGACCGGCGCCAAGGTCAACATCGAGGACGACGGCACCGTGAAGGTCGCCTCCAGCGACGGCGAGGCGATGAAGGCGGCGATCAAGTGGATCAAGTCGATCGCCTCGGATCCGGAAGTCGGCCAGATCTATGAAGGCACCGTCGTCAAGGTGATGGAGTTCGGCGCCTTCGTGAACTTCTTCGGCGCCAAGGACGGCCTGGTCCATATCAGCCAGCTCGCTTCGGCGCGCGTGCAGAAGACCTCCGACGTCGTCAAGGAAGGCGACAAGGTCAAGGTCAAGCTGCTCGGCTTCGACGATCGCGGCAAGACCCGCCTGTCGATGAAGGCGGTCGACCAGGAGACCGGCGAGGACCTCGAGGCCAAGGGCGGCGAGGGCGAGAAGGCCCCGCGCGAAGCAGCCGGCGAGTAATCGCTCCGCACACCATCAGAAACACGAAGGGCGGCCTCTCGGCCGCCCTTTTTGTTTGTCGCTCGCTGAACTCAGGGATCACGCCGCGATATCGAACCGGTCGAGGTTCATCACCTTGGTCCAGG
Protein-coding sequences here:
- the pnp gene encoding polyribonucleotide nucleotidyltransferase, encoding MFNKHSVEIDWGGRPLKLETGKIARQADGAVVATYGETVVLATVVAAKSPREGVDFLPLTVDYQEKTYAAGRIPGGYFKREGRPTEKETLVSRLIDRPIRPLFVDGWRNETQVIVTVLSHDMENDPDIVALVASSAALTLSGAPFKGPIGAARVGFVNDEYVLNPTLDEMVDTQLDLVVAGTADAVLMVESEAKELNEDIMLGAVMFGHRHFQPVINAIIELAEKAAKEPREVTVIDNSALEKEMLGLVEQELRAAYAIPVKQDRYAAVGKVKEKVIAHYFPDGQEPKYDKLRIGGVFKELEAKIVRWNILDTGKRIDGRDSKTVRNIVAEVGVLPRAHGSALFTRGETQAMVVTTLGTGEDEQYIDALSGTYKETFLLHYNFPPYSVGETGRLGGTKRREIGHGKLAWRAIHPVLPPYHEFPYTTRVVSEITESNGSSSMASVCGASLALMDAGVPLKRPTAGIAMGLILEDKRFAVLSDILGDEDHLGDMDFKVAGTEQGITSLQMDIKIEGITEEIMKVALGQAKDGRIHILGEMAKALTNARAELGEYAPRIETFKIATDKIREVIGTGGKVIREIVEKTGAKVNIEDDGTVKVASSDGEAMKAAIKWIKSIASDPEVGQIYEGTVVKVMEFGAFVNFFGAKDGLVHISQLASARVQKTSDVVKEGDKVKVKLLGFDDRGKTRLSMKAVDQETGEDLEAKGGEGEKAPREAAGE